CGACCGCCATAGTGCTCAAGTCCCCCCTGGCGTTGGGTCATCTGGCCTCCGCTCCGGGGGAGCTGGGGCTGGCACGGGCCTACGTGAACGGGCACATCGAGGTGGAAGGGGACATGTACACCGCGCTGGCGGCCTTTCCGCCGATCAGGATCAGCGACATCCCCCTGAGGCAGCGGATCGAGCTCGCGGTGCGTCTCGGAGCGCATCGGGTGTGGTGGCCGGTGAGTCCCCCCGCTGAGGAGAACCGGGCCGCTCGCGGGAGACGGCACTCCAAGAGCAGGGACAGCCGCAGCATCTCATACCACTACGACGTGTCCAACCAGTTCTACGAGTGGGTGCTCGGCCCGTCGATGACCTACACCTGCGCCGTGTTCGAGCGCCAGGACGCGACTCTGGAACAGGCGCAGCGCGAGAAGCACGACCTCGTCGCGCGCAAGCTCGGGCTGCGCGAGGGGATGAGCTTACTGGACATCGGGGCGGGCTGGGGTGGCATGGTGCTGCACGCCGCCGAGAACTACGGTGTGCGCGCGATCGGCGTCACCCTCTCCGAGGAGCAGGCCGACTGGGCGCGGCAGGTCATCGCCGAACGGGGGCTGAGCCACCTGGCCGAGGTGCGGTACCAGGACTACCGCGACGTCCCGGAGTCGGGATTCGACGCGATCAGCTCGATCGGGTTGACCGAGCACATCGGACGGGACCAGTTGCCCGGCTACTTCCGGACCCTGCGGGACAAGTTGAAGGCGGGAGGACGGCTGCTCAACCACTGCATCACCAGGCCGGACGGTTCCTATCCCGCCCGTCCGGGCAAGTTCATCGGCCGCTACGTGTTCCCGGACGGTGAGCTGGAGTCCCCGGCGGAGATCCTCGGGCGGATGAACGACAACGGGTTCGAGGTGCGCCACGAGGAGAACCTCCGGGAGCACTACGCCCTGACGCTGGCCGGGTGGTGCGCGAACCTGGATCGCAACTGGCGCAAGGCCGTGGCCGAGGTCGGTCCCGGTCGTGCCCGGGTGTGGCGGCTGTACATGGCCGCCTCGCGGTTGGCCTTCGAGCGCAACGAGATCCAGCTGCACCAGACGCTGGGGGTGCGCTCCGACGGTGGTGTCAGCTCGATGCCGCTGCGCCCCGACTGGTGAGCGCCCCGACTGGTGAGCGCGGCTCCCGATGAGCGCGGCGCTGCGCAGTCGGTCCGGTTCGCACGGCCCGGCCGGACGCCCGTCCGGCCGGGGCCGCCGCCGGGGTGAGCGGACCAGCCACCCGCGCCCCGGCCCGCTCACCGCTGCGCGCGCACGTCCTCCGCGGAGACCGGGGGTATCAGCTCGGTGATCGGGGTGCGCACCCACCACACCCCGGACTCCCGGTGCTCCTCCGGAGTGCTGAAGCGGTACTCGAAGAGGCGGACCCGCACGTGGCGCGGGGGAGCCTCCCGGAACGGGACGTGGCGCAGCAGCCGCAGGATCCGGCGGTCCTCGCGCAGTGCCGCGATCACCAGCCGCTCCAGCCACCCCCTCCCGTAGGAGGGCGAGATCGCCACGAACCACATCAGCCAGTCCAGCCGCAGGTGGTAGGGCGCGATCTGCGGTGGGCGGCGCGTGACGTCCCCCGGCTTGCCGCGGAACTCGTACTCCCGCCACTCGGAGTCGTCATCGCCCAGGCCCTCGAGCACCACTTCGTACCGGGTGCGGGTGATGCTGCCGAAGGCCCCGTAGGTGTTGCCGAGGTGGATCCTGTTGAAGCTGCGGTTCATCACCTGCCCGCGTCCGAGCATGTTGCGCACCGGCCAGTAGCTCAGCACGATCACCAGCGCGGTCAGCGCCA
The sequence above is a segment of the Actinopolyspora saharensis genome. Coding sequences within it:
- a CDS encoding SAM-dependent methyltransferase, yielding MALATVFARVFGDDLPIEFRAYDGSRHGPSDCSTAIVLKSPLALGHLASAPGELGLARAYVNGHIEVEGDMYTALAAFPPIRISDIPLRQRIELAVRLGAHRVWWPVSPPAEENRAARGRRHSKSRDSRSISYHYDVSNQFYEWVLGPSMTYTCAVFERQDATLEQAQREKHDLVARKLGLREGMSLLDIGAGWGGMVLHAAENYGVRAIGVTLSEEQADWARQVIAERGLSHLAEVRYQDYRDVPESGFDAISSIGLTEHIGRDQLPGYFRTLRDKLKAGGRLLNHCITRPDGSYPARPGKFIGRYVFPDGELESPAEILGRMNDNGFEVRHEENLREHYALTLAGWCANLDRNWRKAVAEVGPGRARVWRLYMAASRLAFERNEIQLHQTLGVRSDGGVSSMPLRPDW